A stretch of DNA from Gimesia chilikensis:
GCATTTGTAGTTAAAGCAGGTTCTCAAGCTAATATATCAACATCAAATTCAATCTCTGAAGGCTGGTTGAAAATTCGCAAAAAACTGCTGGAAGCGGAAGTCTTAAAGAAACAAGGAAAATATCTGGTGTTTACTGAAGATGCGAGTTTTTCATCACCTAGCGCGGCTTCTTCTGTAGTACTAGGCCGTCAGGCTCCCGGTCCGGTTTCCTGGTTGAATCAGGATGGCATAACTTACAAAGAAGTTCAGGAAAGCCCTAACAATATTTAAATTGTTATAGCCCCTGAATTGACTGACAAGACGAGATTTTCAGGCTGTTTTCTTTCCAGTTAAAAAGAAGTGCCCCAATGCCATCAAATAAAGAACAGCGACGTCACGCGGCACAGCGTGAGAGGGAGCGGCGGGCTCAGGAAATTGAATCGCAGCGACGGCAGGCGGCGGCGAATGTGAACTGGGGGTCTGCGATGACGCTCCTGGATGGTGAACTGCGTGAGCAGATTATTCGGCTCGGTGGGCTGCCGGTGGAGCCGACGGGGCAATCCGCTATCGAAATCCTGACGCAACAGATCAAGTGGCCGGCGGGTACGTTTCGTTCCTCCGAAATCCGTTTTCGTGAACTGTATGCGGGGATCGGCACTGTTGAAATGACTGATACTCAAATTCAGGATTCTGTGCTGGTGTGGTGCCATGACTTCGAATTTGCGATGAACGGCAGCTTCTACCCTGACTGGCAAGCTGACTTCACAGCGGTTGATTCAGCTCAGTTCGTCCCCTTCGGTGCAGACGCACATTACTTCTACCTGATTGGTGAGAATCCGCAGGATCCCACGAACCCGCTGGTTTACTCGGTCGATCACGAAACGACGTTCGAGGAACCTTACAATAGCGAGGGGACGACCGTCCTCAGTCTGTTGGAATTACTGATCGCGAATTGATGAGAGGTTGGAACGGAAAAGTGGCAGGCAGCGATACTATGCACTATGCGACTTTCACAGTTGGACAAGCCAACTGTGCCACCCGCCGGGACTGACAAGAGGGACCCCATGCTAATTCAGCCTCAGGAACAAACATGAACGCATCGGACCACAGCCATCCAGATCACTCTGCCAGGCCGCTGGACTTCTCCCCTGCCGATCCTGCTACTCCCGGTGTCATTCAACGGGCGGCAGAGATCCTGGGGCGGAAGCCTTCCTGTCTGGACCGGCGCAACTATCAATGTCGACTGCTGGCGGCGGCCATTCATGAGCCGACCGGACGCCTGGCTTACCTGGAATCGCGGGAGAAACTTCACTGGTGGGCCTTCAGGACGACCGTGATGATCAAGGTCCATCTGCGGGATGGGAACGGCAAGGACCGGTCTGTTGACATTGAAACTTACAATCCGTTCTTTGGCTGTACGGTCGACATGCTGGAATGGATCGATGAGACGGCCGTGCTGATCTACCAAGAGAAACATCATACCTATGTCTGCACGTTCGGCCCGCACTGGCCGCCACGATTTATCGCCATCGAGGATTACTGGATTATCAAAGACGGTGTGCTCGGCTACCGGGGGTATCAACAGAACGAGGTCCAGCGTCTTTCGGTTCCCGATTTGACGCCGCTGGAACCACTGTCGCTGACAGAAGCGGAAGAAACTGGACTGGTGCCTGTGGATGTGTATGATCAGAATGAGGAGTGACGCTGGATTTTTTACAGTGGGACCAGCCCACTGTGCCACCCGGATGCGGTGGAGGCTGGTGGCTTTGCACTTTATCAATCGCGGCAGCTGCGACCTCCTGCTCGCTGCGCTCGGATCGAATTGCATTCGATCCCACCCTCTTTCTCTGAAGATTTTTACTGGTTCCGTTTCACGTTTACTCTTTTTCGTTCGCTGCCAGGCGGGCCGACACATGGGTCGGCCCCTACTACTGCTGTGCCCGGATCCACTCTCCGTTCTGTGGTGAAGGGCTTTGATTTCATCATAGTGGGACCAACCAACTGTGGTCCCCGTTGCATCCAGAGCTTGTGATACCAATTCAGGATACAGTTGGCAGGTCACTTTAACTTGCCATTAGAAAAGGTCTTCAATTTTATAAACCTGTGATGGTTTTGATGTCGCAGCAATGAGTACCTCTAAAGCGTCTGCAAGGTTATCCGCAATGTTATGTACCCCCACTTCAGAAAGGCTGTAAAAAACTCCCTTCTCTGAAAGCACTAAAAGAGCATTATCTCCCCAAATACTTCCAAGACAGCAAAGTGGTTCTTCCATTTTCTTTTCCCAAGCTATTACCTCTGTCGTCCAATCTGCCATAATAGGATCAAATTCAATTTCTCCTGTCGCATAAACTCGATCAGGATTCAGAGGTGGATTGACTTTAAGACCACCGAAATTTTCAAGAATTTCAATAGCATCAGGAAAATATGACATACCTTCTCTTCTAAAATAACTTTGATAGAGATCAGTCGAAACTTTTCGGTCAACACTCCATCCGGCGCTTCGTAGTATTTCGCCTACGTATTCACTAATAGGATTTATATTCATATTTTTTTTCTTATTTATATTTGAATTTGATATCAATGACACTAAATGAAGTCCTCTGGAAACAGTGGGCGTTCTAAAGAGAGTGTAAACAATCCTGAAGAGAAACGGAAAAGGGAGTAGACTCTGAATTGTCTGATCATCAGGGAAAGCGACGCCAGGTAGCGTTACTTAATTCGGATGAAATAGACCAAAGACGTTTCAACCGGGGCTAAGGCCCTGCGGCTCATTTTCTTTTCTGCTGTTGAAGTCCTGAAAACAAGTGTCACAACAGACCCTCGGCCACAGTGGCTACTTACATCGCTAACGTTGTCGATCTCATGGACACTCAGAAACCTATTCAATAAACGCTACCTGGTATGTATCATAGTGGGACAAGCCAACTGTGCCACATGTCGTAAGAAAGACTATTGAAACAATGCGGTGAGGGTGAGCTTCTTTGCGACACGCAGGAACGAGCTGGTTCAGCGTCAGAAATATGAAACACGGGCATCAGCCCGGCACAGCATTTTCGAGTACACAGAAATGTTCTACCATCGTGAAAGGCTCCATTCATCTCTGGGCTATCAGAGCCCCGAAATGCTTGAGCAGGCAGACTAACCTGATTTCAGAGTCCACTATTTCTGAGGAACTTCATTTCATGAATTATTGTCTCGTTTCAGTGATATTCCTGATGTCATCCGCAATTTGTTTTGCCAAAGAATTGCCTACCGAAGCAAAGAATATTTTAGCACACCATAAAGCAAGTATTGCCAGGCTGAAAAGTATTCAGGCGAAGGTGGTCAGCAGGGTAGATACTGGCGATGGTACTCTGAAAAAAATGACGGAAACGGATTGGTATCGCGTTGGTTCTGAGGATCGCTTTTCGATAAAAACATACATGAGTTACGGCGTTCAGGAAAAGTCATGGAATGCCAGAAAAGAGCCTCTACTAGAGGAATATGGTTACAATCCCAAGGAGATCCGTATCCTTTCCAACTGGGATCAGGAAAACCATCCCAAGCTGCCTCTCAAGCCAGGTGGAAAGCATGCCATTCACTTTGCCAGAATAGAAGGATCAATCCAACCCCGAGATCCTGCCAGAAGATATCAAGCAGTCTTATCATGGTTATTGCTTGTCCCAATTGTTACACAGGATTTAGAAAGTCTTATCGAAAACGCTTCAGAAGTTGATTTAAAATCAACCGAGGAAGGTCCTGTTTTCGAATTGAAAACCGATCATGGAAACGTGAATATTCAACTTGACCGTGAGCATGGATATTTAATCAAGCGTTGTGAGTGGTTTGCTGGTGACCGGGCTGAAAAACCAGTCAGCATTATGGAAGTCACGAAGTTTCAGCATTTTAAAGACAAGCTTGTATTTCCTAAAGCAGCGGTGGTCAAACGTGGCGAAAAGGTAGTATTGGATGTTGATGTTATTAAACTCTCATTAAATGAGCAGTTAGACTCCAGTCTGGCCAGAGTTCAATTTCCTGAAGGAGCTCGGGTTAACAATCCCCATCGGGGAGAAATCTATGTATGGGGAAAAGATAAGCCAAGACTCACGTTTACTTCGAATAAAATATTTCACGAATGGGAGAAGGCTGCAGCTGGAAGTCATGTTCCTGATAATAAGGAAGTGCCTCGGAGGAACGGAAAAGCGGGTAGCCCCTGAATTGATTGATCAGTGGTTATAATGATGCTGATTTCATTACAGTGGGACCAGCCGACTGTGCGACCTGACGAGAACTGAAATGAACTGGATTGTTCCCCGAGTCAGAAACGTTCGCAGAATTCTGCCGTACCTGTTGTATGGGGTGCTGCTGGGCGGACTCTACGGGATGCTGCATGATCAGATCAGCTATACGATCTCGCGGGAATATTTCACCGATTTCAAATTCCACCAGTTTCGTTATGCGGATTTTCATTTGCCGGAGCGGCTGTATGTGAGCATCATCGGCTTCCTGGCGACCTGGTGGGTGGGTTTATTTTCCGGCTGGTTTCTCGCGCGGATGCGTTTCAACAGCGATGATTTACAAACGGCCCGCCGCGATATTCTGCAGGGGTTCGCAATCATCGCCTGTTGTGCCATGGGTGCGGGTATTCTGGGTGGCGTCGCGGGATACCTGAATTACTACGTCTTTGATGCTCAGGAATTCCTGGGGTTTGAAAAACAGTTTTCCGGAACTACGCTCAAGCGATTTGCGATCGTGGGTACGATTCATAATTCTGGTTACGTCGGCGGTCTCGCAGGATTAATTGTTGCAGTCTTCCTGCTGAAACGGAAAATGAAACAGCGGCTGTCCGACGTTGATATGTGATGGAACAGGGATCTCCCCCCAAATCGGTTATTTCTATCAATCGTTAACCCTGCAGAACGAGTCTTTAAATGAATCTCACTGATGTTGTTCGCGAGTTGTATCAGACGGCCATGGTCATTCCGGAACCGTTCTCAGAATTGTCCATGGAAGAACAGGGGGAAGCAGCGCGACTGCTCGCACAGTTCGAGGAATTGCAACAGGCACACGACACAGTGCCTTACGCTGAACTACTTCATCCGATGCTGCTCAGTAAGAACGGGCGTTTTCAGGATGCACTCACTCTGACACGAGACTATTACGAGAATGCCCGCAGCTGGGAAACCGCAGTTGCGTACGCAAACGCGGCGCGGCGAGCTGGTGACCTTGATTTAGCGGTGACTCTATTTTCGACTGCTGCCGAATATGACCCGAACGATTTGACGTGCTGGCTCGAAGTAGGAGACATCAACCTGGAACGTGGGCAGTTCACGGAGGCGTTGACTGCCTACGAAAAGGCACTGGAAAAAGAGAACAGCAATCAATGGGCGCTGCCATCAGCCTTCTATTGCCGACACAGACTGGGCATCGCCGGGAACTGGCTCACCAGCCTGCGGGAAGTCGCCAACCAGGAGGGGTGCACCTGCGGTATGGAAGGCTGCCTGACAGAGATCTTTGGCGGATACGGGTCCAGCGACGGAATTGCCAGGGCGGCGTATTTACTTGAGAAAGCGGAGCAGTAATCGGACGGAAATAGAGGCAGATTCCTGACTGGCTGATCAGGCGGGGTGTGATGCTGTTGCTTCACAGTTGGGCCAGCCAACTTTGTCCGGGGTGTCCCTGATCGCGAGGGGAGGATCAACATCCGCTGTGATGCAGGTCTTCCCTGAAAAACACGGCCAACGAGCGCAGATAAACACTTAACACATTTACACCCTGCGGAAATCCTGATAGATTAAGACAGAGTCAGACTCTATCTAACAATCGTTATCCAAAAGGGAGAAAGACATGAAACCAGTCTGTTTCGTATCGCTGTTCCTGGTTGTACTTTTACTGCCTGGGCTTGCGACTGCTGATAACAGCGGGCTTGCAGGCGTGGAGTTTTCAGAAACGACGGATCTCTCCGATGCAGTGGAGCGATTCAATGCTCAAGTCAATCGAATCAGCAAGGTTGGCCGTGCTCAGCCACCGTTAACGGTCGACGAAATCGTTGCTTCGATTCGTGCATGGGACCGTAAACAGAATCCGATCGACCCCGGGTTGCTGGCTGTCTTTCATCAGATTGCAGAAACCCAAACATTGCCCGCTGATTCCGCGATCATGTTCACTCAAGGCTGGACGCCAAACGGGGACTATGAATTCACGGTGTGGTGGGTCGATATTTGCCTGTACTACCCTCGCCCGGATCGTGAAGACAGCAAATATGTTTACGTACACCGCATTCGTGATCGTACGATATCAAGTCGACCAAGACAAAAACGGATTGCCGTCGACTCAGGTTTGCTCACGTTGCCGGAAAGAGAACGTCTCGCTGCAAAGCACTTCGCTGCCTTCATCTCCGGAGCTGACGCTAAACAGTCCTCGGATCACAAAGCCGAGAACCGGAACACTCATTCGCGCGGCAACTGATAGCGAAGTCTTCCATTCGTACCCGGGGTGTGAAGTTGAGGTTGGTGGTTTTTCTCTGCATCGCGGCGCGGCAGCTACGACCTCTTGCTCGCTGCGCTCGGATCGAATTGCATTCGATCCCACCCTTTCTGTTTTTTTTGCGGGTGGGGGATTTTGCTGATCCCATTCGTGGTTTGCTCTTGCTTGTTCTCTGCCAGGCGGGCCGACACATGGGTCGGCCCCTACGACTGTTGAGGTTGGAATGGGTTTGATATTTGTTGCGTGTTCTGTTTGTTGGGGCTTTCAACCGGGGCTAAGGCTCTGCGGATAATTTCTCTTGTTGCCTTGAGGGGGGGCATATCCAAGCATACTGCTTTCCCGATACGCCTGGGGGGCTTCATAATTTGCTTGACAACCTGATCTTATGGAATGACACTGCACTCATGCTACTCGTGATGTCAATAATTGTTTTCTCTCTGTGATTCCTGTCTTCGAGTTAGATGAGCCGATGAGTGATACTTCAGATATCGACCTTTTACTGCAGGCGCCAGCCTCGCTGGCTGTTGCCGAACAACTTTTAGCATGGGCCGAGAAAACGCGCCAGCAAATTGCACGCGGGGATCTGCAGTTGGGGATTTTGTCGGTCGAGAGTCTGGCGAAGATTCCTGTGGCTTACAAGACGGCTGCTCAACAGGGACTGTCACCGACGTGGGTCACTCTTGCCTGGTGGTATGCCTTTCCTGATATCGGCGAACCTGACCTGCCTGCTGCCGAGGATGCAATGCAGGAAGCTCTGGCCGCCGACTTCCAGTACGCAAAGCTGGAACTGGCCCGGCTGCGCTGGTTCTGCAAACGAGAGACGGCTTCGCTTCTGGAACAACAGCAGGCCTTTGAGTATGTCTCTGAAATCACCACAGACGAAACAGAAAACGCTGAGGCATTTTATCTGCTTGCGTTATTGACTACACACGGTTTCGGGGTGGATGCTTCCCCGGCGGCGGGTTTCAGACTGCAACAACGCGCAGCGGAACTCGGAAATGTGGATGCCCAGTTTGAAATCTATGTCCATTATGCGAATGGTCTCGGTGTTGCCGTCGATGAAGAGAGAGCGTTTGCCGCCTGTCAACGTGCTGCAGAGGGAGGGCATCCGCGGGCCATGTATAATCTCGGGGCGTATAACGCGACCGGCAGGGGGACTCCCCGAAATATGACAGAAGCGGTCAAATGGTACGAACGAGCCGCTGATGTTGGCAACGCCGCTGCGCTGGCTGGTCTTGCGATGATCTATGCGACCGGTGATGGTGTTGAGTTGGATCACGAATATGCACGCGAACTGTTCGATCAGGCCGATTATTGTGGACTCGATGTCAGTCAGCTGCGAGAACAGGTGGGACTCTGACAGCAGAGATCCAGACACTGGTAAAGAAACAGGAGTAAGCGATGGACGATTCGGAGCGGACATTCATGGGAGGGAATCGGAATCCGGAACGCTTTGGTTTTTCGGTGCGGGCCAGCCTGGGATCTGAACCCGATCAGAGTGTGATTGATCGTGCCGCGGTGCTGCTGGGGCGCGACGCCTTCTTTGTCGACAAAAAAGGTTATGAATGCGAATTGATCGCGGCCGCCATTCATGAGCCCACGAACCGCGTGGCTTATGTCGAATCGCGGGCGAAAGAACGCCGGTGGACTTCGATGATTGATGTATCGATCAAGGTGCATCTGCGGGAGGCGGACGGCAAGGACCGGTCGGTCGATATCGAATCTTACAATCCTTTCTTCGGCTGTGATGTCGGCTTTTTTGAATGGCTCGGCGAGACGGCGGTGCTGATCTACACCGAGAAACATGACACGTATGTCTGTGCATTCGGGTCAGAGTGGCCGCCACGATTTATTGAAATTGAAAATCGCTGGGTGATCAACGAGGGAATGCTGGGATATCTTGGGTACAAGCAGAAGCAGGTGCAGCGACTGACGCTGCCGGAGTTATCACAATTGGCACCTGTTTCTCTGGATGAAGCAAAAGCGGCGGGACTGCTGCCGGTGGTTAGATATGGTTTGGATGAGAAGTGACTCTGGATTGCCCCACATCTGATAAAACTAATCGGTAGGAAGCCTCAGGAGTCGGCCCCGCTTTCAATATCCTGCTCTCTCCAGCAGCCCGATCACGGAATCGGCTACCAGTTGAAAACTCTGTTTTGTGTAGCCGCCGCTCAGTAGCATGATCGTGGGAATTTGCCGTTTGCGTAATTCGTTGACAACGTATAAGTCGCGTTCGCGGATCGTCGCTGCGGAGATATTCAGTCCCCCCAGAGGATCTCCCGCGAAAATGTCAGTGCCTGCATTGTAAATCGCCAGTCCGACGGGGGATTGGGAAACCGAATCGAGAAAGCCGGGGAGGTTGTTTTCCAGTTCCAGCATGTATTCACGATCGGTCCAACTCCGCGTAATGCCGATCTCACAGTCGAGTCGTTCCCGGGCAGCGACATCGTTCTGTGGATAAGCCTGCGCGTTGAAAATATCGAACAGAAACGCCCGATTGTCGTTCATAAATGCATGGCTCACCCCGTTCCCCTGATGGGCATCGGTATCGACGTAGACAATCCGGTCGGTCTCTGAGATCAATGCCTGTTGCCGCAGCGCAGCCACCGCGATCGCGGCATCGGCGTAAACACAAAAGCCTTCGCCCTGGGCTGGCTTGGCGTGGTGATAGCCGCCGCTCAGATTGATGGCCAGTCCATGTTCCAGTGCCTCTTGAGCGGCCACAATGGTGCCGCGTGTAGCCCAGCGCATCGGACGCAGTACGTGATGATCAATGATCCAGAAGGGCAGAAACTGCAGCGGGGCCAGTTCGAGTGCCTGCGCGACATACATCGAATTGGAAAGTTGTTTCAAATAACGTTCCGTGTGGACCAGTAACAGTTCCTCACGACTGACGGCTTGTTCCGGGGAAACATGGATTTTACGCAGCGACTTTCCAAAACGTGCACGCAGCTGTTTCCACGCCCGCCCGTATTTGCGCGAATCGAACGGATGCAGGCGTTCCAGCCCGTAAAAACCGATATTGTATTTTGGTGAATAAACGACGCGGCACATGGCAGGACTTACGACTTTCCGTTAATAGCGATTCGCATATCGTATCGACGTCGCACAGCGCCCCCCTGTTAAAGAGCAACTGGCAGCATCAGATAATTGTAACGATGACTAAGTGTATAGATTCTATTTTTCTTCGTGGGTTCGCTCAACAGAAGGTTCTCAAGAAAGCCCGTTACTTTGAATTGATCGCGGCAGCTGCGACCTCCTGCTCGCTGCGCTCGGATCGAATTACATTCGATCCCACCCGCTTTCTCGGGGGAGTTTTATTGCCCCACTTCACGTTTACTCTTTTTCACTCTCTGCCAGGCTGGCCGACACTTGGTTTGGCCCCTACGACTGATGTGGTTGGAATGGGTTTGGTGTTTGTCGCGTGTTCTGTTTGTGGGGCTTTCAACCGGGGCTAAGGCCCTGCGGCTAGTGGTCGCTGGTTTTTGTCGGTTTGATAGTGTGGGACTGATTATATTGTCGGTTGTGTTATCTCTCGGCCTTACATCGCATTCCCGGCGATCCAGGCTGTGGTCCAGGCGTTTTGGAAGTTGAAGCCGCCTGTGATACCGTCGATGTTGAGAATTTCACCGGCGAAATAGAGGCCGGGACAGAGGCGGCTCTCCATCGTGCGAAAATCGACTTCGTTGAGGTCGACGCCGCCGCAGGTCACGAATTCTTCTTTGAAGACGCCTTTGCCCGTGACCTGGAATTCGCCGGCCGTCAGTTCGTTGACGAGGGCCTGCGATCCCTTTCTGGAAAGTTCGGCCCAGCGCACCGGTTGCGGGCCCAGGCTGTGATCGACGAGCGACTTCCATAAGCGTCTGGGGAACTGCCAGGGACTGGCTGCGTCGATGTTTTTCTTCGCCTGCGCTGACTTGAACGCGTTTAACTGTTCGCGTGCCTGGTCGGCACTCGTTCCTGCCAGCCAGTTGATGCGGAGCAAGGCACTGTAATTCGCTTCAAAGAGTTCGCGGGCTGCCCAGGCAGAAAGTTTCAATACCGCCGGTCCGCTGAGGCCCCAGTGCGTGACGAGGATCGGTCCCGACTGGGTGAACGTTTTCGTGCTGGTGACCAGTTGACACTCGACCTGATCGACCGCGACGCCGGGCAGGTCCTTGATGCGCGGATCGTTGACTTTGAACGTAAACAGCGACGGAACGGGGGGCACGATTGTGTGACCGAGGCTGCCGGTTAATTCAAAGCCGGCGCGACTGCCGCCGGTTGTCATGAGGATGTAGTCTGCGGATATTGATTCGTCCGTCTGCAGTGTGACGGTGAATTGAGATTCGTGATGTTCGATCGCGGCAACGTTGGCACGCAGACGCACTTCGACGCCCGCGTTTTCCGCTGCGGTCATCAGGCAGTTGACAATGGTGGCGGAATCATCGGTGGTGGGAAACATGCG
This window harbors:
- a CDS encoding SUKH-3 domain-containing protein — its product is MNINPISEYVGEILRSAGWSVDRKVSTDLYQSYFRREGMSYFPDAIEILENFGGLKVNPPLNPDRVYATGEIEFDPIMADWTTEVIAWEKKMEEPLCCLGSIWGDNALLVLSEKGVFYSLSEVGVHNIADNLADALEVLIAATSKPSQVYKIEDLF
- a CDS encoding tetratricopeptide repeat protein; translated protein: MSDTSDIDLLLQAPASLAVAEQLLAWAEKTRQQIARGDLQLGILSVESLAKIPVAYKTAAQQGLSPTWVTLAWWYAFPDIGEPDLPAAEDAMQEALAADFQYAKLELARLRWFCKRETASLLEQQQAFEYVSEITTDETENAEAFYLLALLTTHGFGVDASPAAGFRLQQRAAELGNVDAQFEIYVHYANGLGVAVDEERAFAACQRAAEGGHPRAMYNLGAYNATGRGTPRNMTEAVKWYERAADVGNAAALAGLAMIYATGDGVELDHEYARELFDQADYCGLDVSQLREQVGL
- a CDS encoding histone deacetylase, whose protein sequence is MCRVVYSPKYNIGFYGLERLHPFDSRKYGRAWKQLRARFGKSLRKIHVSPEQAVSREELLLVHTERYLKQLSNSMYVAQALELAPLQFLPFWIIDHHVLRPMRWATRGTIVAAQEALEHGLAINLSGGYHHAKPAQGEGFCVYADAAIAVAALRQQALISETDRIVYVDTDAHQGNGVSHAFMNDNRAFLFDIFNAQAYPQNDVAARERLDCEIGITRSWTDREYMLELENNLPGFLDSVSQSPVGLAIYNAGTDIFAGDPLGGLNISAATIRERDLYVVNELRKRQIPTIMLLSGGYTKQSFQLVADSVIGLLERAGY
- a CDS encoding NAD(P)/FAD-dependent oxidoreductase, yielding MKVIVIGGGAAGFFGAIAAAENGHQVTILEAASSVLAKVRISGGGRCNVTHSCFEPRDLVNSYPRGGKALRGPFTRFQPADTIEWFESRGVATKTEADGRMFPTTDDSATIVNCLMTAAENAGVEVRLRANVAAIEHHESQFTVTLQTDESISADYILMTTGGSRAGFELTGSLGHTIVPPVPSLFTFKVNDPRIKDLPGVAVDQVECQLVTSTKTFTQSGPILVTHWGLSGPAVLKLSAWAARELFEANYSALLRINWLAGTSADQAREQLNAFKSAQAKKNIDAASPWQFPRRLWKSLVDHSLGPQPVRWAELSRKGSQALVNELTAGEFQVTGKGVFKEEFVTCGGVDLNEVDFRTMESRLCPGLYFAGEILNIDGITGGFNFQNAWTTAWIAGNAM
- a CDS encoding tetratricopeptide repeat protein, yielding MNLTDVVRELYQTAMVIPEPFSELSMEEQGEAARLLAQFEELQQAHDTVPYAELLHPMLLSKNGRFQDALTLTRDYYENARSWETAVAYANAARRAGDLDLAVTLFSTAAEYDPNDLTCWLEVGDINLERGQFTEALTAYEKALEKENSNQWALPSAFYCRHRLGIAGNWLTSLREVANQEGCTCGMEGCLTEIFGGYGSSDGIARAAYLLEKAEQ
- a CDS encoding IS3 family transposase; the encoded protein is MSFFATRRNELVQRQKYETRASARHSIFEYTEMFYHRERLHSSLGYQSPEMLEQAD